Proteins encoded in a region of the Pyxidicoccus trucidator genome:
- a CDS encoding two-component regulator propeller domain-containing protein, which translates to MLTTRHVLPLAMLVALWALPSRAQEADVPLVGALHRQWGLDDGLPQSSALALAQGADGHLFVGTQEGLALFDGRTWTVMDQAAGMPCEEIMALASAPDGTVWAGTAGCGLVRIHKGAITHLPTLPGQRGDRVSVLERTLDGTLWVGTDHGLARLGTNPTFTFLAALGTADVSALAPAEGGVWVGTRASGLWRVRGDNAERITPPGPLDHVTALTVDGDGGLWVGTHSDGLWYRTPAGSFEQAPSDVPSRISALRMARHGGLWVGTETAGFGRLKRNRYTQAKGVPSNAGVVAFLEDTEGSLWVGTFSSSLHQLRRAELDVVGKPEGLTDDFIWSVYEDREGAVWIGTTGGALHRWKDGKLASLYTAAEGLPQGRIFDIIQDREGALWLATSVGAARFHEGRFELLTTKDGLPSDIVYSLYEDSAGSLWFGTRAGLARRRDGQWRVFTTKDGLSRDNITNIREAVGGGLWLGSNSGLDFLDESGVRQGGPEEELAGRDVSGLVLDAQDPKVLWAATDDGLARVDASGVAVVRGRDGLVVNNVLSVADDGRGHLWMGSNRGLYRVAKSELTAFFSRQSPRVAAVLYGRSEGMRSIECNSYSNASSIRTHMGELWFATVMGAVRVPAAAEPRSRTAPPLHITKVTTRNVPVSIENGLPPGVVDVELSFVALTFVAPEKVRYRYWLEGYDEGWREKEGVPEATYTNLPPGEYRFRVRAESADGRWGPVETGVLLRRPARFFEASSFHFTLGLALVGGGLGTYRWRVGRLRARAQELSQRVEERTRELATANAELQQALDTSAEGERSLRRLIDRLPIAITVVEGDRVVYANDTSLQLLGYERFEDLAGQNMSVHVPEDERTLWDERLAALRRGELLPVRLSRVRRLDGSVALAEVSGVMLRFGGRMASVVLARDVTESRRMEERLRLSDRMSGVGTLAAGVAHEINNPLSYVIGNQQFVLERLEPLLEASGGETVPVPVTTLESLAEALRDASEGAGRVRHIVRDLKTFSRGDEESNRPLDVRPVLESALSICLNEVRHRARVRRELGEVPPVMANEARLGQVFLNLLVNAAQSIPDGQVERHEIVLRTFTDANGRAVVEVSDTGSGIAPEHLERIFDPFFTTKPVGVGTGLGLSICHGIVSVLGGDIQVESQVGKGTRFRVLLPAATEVLEVVPARPVEVVAPPTRRAKLLVVDDEPLVARGVARLLAGEYSAESTSSAKEALERLSQGERFDLMLCDVMMPEMSGEAFFHQLAEVAPDQRERVVFITGGAFTPEARAFLESLPPGRCLLKPLAADVLRALVREQLARA; encoded by the coding sequence ATGCTGACGACCCGTCACGTCCTGCCGCTCGCCATGCTCGTGGCGCTCTGGGCGCTCCCGTCCCGGGCCCAGGAGGCCGACGTGCCCCTTGTCGGGGCGCTGCACCGGCAGTGGGGCCTGGACGACGGGCTGCCGCAGAGCTCCGCCCTGGCGCTCGCGCAGGGGGCCGACGGCCACCTCTTCGTCGGCACCCAGGAGGGCCTCGCCCTCTTCGACGGACGCACCTGGACGGTGATGGACCAGGCCGCCGGCATGCCGTGCGAGGAAATCATGGCCCTGGCCAGCGCGCCGGACGGCACGGTGTGGGCGGGCACCGCCGGCTGTGGCCTGGTGCGCATCCACAAAGGCGCCATCACCCACCTGCCCACCCTCCCCGGACAGCGGGGTGATCGGGTCAGCGTCCTGGAGCGCACCCTGGACGGGACGCTGTGGGTGGGCACGGACCACGGCCTCGCGCGCCTGGGGACGAACCCCACCTTCACCTTCCTGGCGGCGCTGGGCACCGCGGACGTCAGCGCGCTCGCCCCCGCCGAGGGCGGCGTCTGGGTGGGCACCCGCGCGTCGGGGCTGTGGCGCGTGCGCGGTGACAACGCCGAGCGCATCACCCCCCCCGGCCCGCTGGACCATGTGACGGCGCTCACCGTGGACGGAGACGGCGGGTTGTGGGTGGGCACACACTCGGACGGGCTGTGGTACCGCACGCCCGCCGGGAGCTTCGAGCAGGCGCCCTCCGACGTCCCCTCCCGCATCTCCGCCCTGCGCATGGCCCGCCACGGCGGGTTGTGGGTGGGCACGGAGACGGCGGGCTTCGGGCGGCTGAAGCGCAACCGCTACACGCAGGCGAAGGGCGTCCCCTCCAATGCCGGCGTCGTGGCCTTCCTCGAGGACACCGAGGGCAGCCTGTGGGTGGGCACCTTCTCCTCCAGCCTCCACCAATTGCGCCGCGCCGAGCTGGACGTGGTGGGCAAGCCCGAGGGCCTCACCGACGACTTCATCTGGAGCGTCTACGAGGACCGCGAGGGCGCCGTGTGGATTGGCACCACCGGCGGCGCGCTCCACCGGTGGAAGGACGGGAAGCTCGCATCATTATATACGGCCGCGGAGGGGCTCCCCCAGGGCCGCATCTTCGACATCATCCAGGACCGGGAGGGGGCGCTGTGGCTGGCCACCAGCGTGGGCGCGGCGCGCTTCCACGAGGGGCGCTTCGAGCTGCTCACCACGAAGGACGGGCTGCCGAGCGACATCGTCTACTCCCTCTATGAGGACAGCGCGGGCTCCCTGTGGTTCGGCACGCGCGCCGGACTGGCCCGGCGGCGCGACGGCCAGTGGCGCGTCTTCACCACGAAGGACGGGCTGTCCCGGGACAACATCACCAACATCCGCGAGGCGGTCGGCGGAGGGCTGTGGCTGGGCTCGAACTCCGGGTTGGACTTCCTGGACGAGTCCGGCGTGCGCCAGGGCGGCCCGGAGGAGGAGCTGGCGGGCCGGGACGTGAGCGGGCTGGTGCTGGACGCGCAGGACCCGAAGGTGCTGTGGGCGGCCACGGATGACGGGCTGGCGCGGGTGGACGCGTCGGGCGTGGCGGTGGTGCGCGGGCGGGACGGGCTGGTCGTCAACAACGTGCTGTCCGTGGCGGACGACGGGCGGGGCCACCTGTGGATGGGCAGCAACCGCGGCCTGTACCGCGTGGCCAAGTCCGAGCTGACGGCGTTCTTCTCCCGCCAGTCGCCCCGGGTGGCGGCGGTGCTGTACGGGCGCTCGGAGGGCATGCGCAGCATCGAGTGCAACAGCTACTCGAATGCCTCCAGCATCCGCACCCACATGGGGGAGCTCTGGTTCGCCACCGTCATGGGCGCGGTGCGGGTTCCGGCCGCCGCGGAGCCGCGCTCGCGCACCGCGCCGCCGCTGCACATCACGAAGGTGACGACGCGCAATGTGCCAGTGTCCATCGAGAATGGGCTGCCGCCGGGCGTGGTGGACGTGGAGCTGTCCTTCGTGGCGCTCACCTTCGTGGCGCCGGAGAAGGTGCGCTACCGCTACTGGCTGGAGGGGTACGACGAGGGGTGGCGGGAGAAGGAGGGCGTGCCCGAGGCGACCTACACGAACCTGCCGCCGGGGGAGTACCGCTTCCGCGTCCGGGCGGAGTCCGCCGACGGGCGCTGGGGCCCGGTGGAGACGGGCGTGCTGCTGCGCCGGCCCGCGCGCTTCTTCGAGGCGTCGAGCTTCCACTTCACGCTGGGGCTGGCGCTGGTGGGCGGAGGGCTGGGCACGTACCGCTGGCGCGTGGGCCGGCTGCGCGCGCGGGCGCAGGAGTTGAGCCAGCGCGTGGAGGAGCGCACGCGGGAGCTGGCGACCGCCAACGCGGAGCTCCAGCAGGCGCTGGATACGTCCGCCGAGGGAGAGCGCAGCCTGCGGCGGCTCATCGACCGGCTGCCCATCGCCATCACCGTCGTCGAGGGCGACCGCGTCGTGTACGCCAACGACACCTCGCTCCAGCTGCTGGGCTACGAGCGCTTCGAGGACCTGGCGGGGCAGAACATGTCCGTCCATGTGCCGGAGGACGAGCGCACCCTGTGGGACGAGCGACTGGCGGCACTGCGGCGCGGCGAGCTGCTCCCGGTGCGCCTGTCGCGGGTGCGGCGGCTGGACGGCTCGGTGGCGCTGGCCGAGGTGAGCGGGGTGATGCTGCGCTTCGGAGGCCGGATGGCGTCCGTGGTGCTGGCGCGCGACGTGACGGAGTCGCGGCGCATGGAGGAGCGCCTGCGCCTGTCGGACCGGATGTCCGGTGTGGGCACGCTGGCGGCCGGCGTGGCGCACGAAATCAACAACCCGCTGTCCTACGTCATCGGCAACCAGCAGTTCGTGCTGGAGCGGCTGGAGCCGCTGCTGGAGGCGTCCGGAGGCGAGACGGTGCCGGTGCCGGTGACGACGCTGGAGTCGCTGGCCGAGGCGCTGCGCGACGCGAGCGAGGGCGCGGGCCGGGTGCGCCACATCGTCCGGGACTTGAAGACCTTCAGCCGCGGGGACGAGGAGTCCAACCGTCCGCTGGACGTGCGGCCGGTGCTGGAGAGCGCGCTGTCCATCTGCCTCAACGAGGTGCGCCACCGGGCGCGGGTGCGGCGGGAGCTGGGCGAGGTGCCGCCGGTGATGGCGAACGAGGCGCGGCTGGGGCAGGTGTTCCTCAACCTGCTGGTGAACGCCGCGCAGTCGATTCCCGACGGGCAGGTGGAGCGGCACGAGATTGTCCTGCGCACCTTCACGGACGCGAACGGGCGCGCGGTGGTGGAGGTGTCGGACACGGGGAGCGGAATCGCGCCGGAGCACCTGGAGCGCATCTTCGACCCCTTCTTCACGACGAAGCCGGTGGGGGTGGGGACGGGGCTGGGGCTGTCCATCTGCCACGGCATCGTCAGCGTGCTCGGGGGCGACATCCAGGTGGAGAGCCAGGTGGGGAAGGGCACGCGCTTCCGCGTGCTGCTCCCGGCGGCGACCGAGGTGCTGGAGGTGGTGCCGGCGCGTCCCGTGGAGGTGGTGGCGCCACCGACGCGGCGGGCGAAGCTGCTGGTGGTGGACGACGAGCCGCTGGTGGCGCGCGGCGTGGCGCGGCTGCTGGCGGGGGAGTACTCGGCGGAGAGCACGTCGAGCGCGAAGGAGGCGCTGGAGCGCCTGTCGCAAGGGGAGCGGTTCGACCTGATGCTGTGCGATGTGATGATGCCGGAGATGAGCGGCGAGGCCTTCTTCCACCAGCTCGCCGAGGTGGCTCCGGACCAGCGGGAGCGCGTGGTGTTCATCACGGGCGGGGCGTTCACGCCGGAGGCCCGCGCGTTCCTGGAGAGCTTGCCGCCCGGGCGGTGTCTGCTGAAGCCACTGGCCGCGGATGTGCTGCGGGCGTTGGTGCGGGAGCAGCTGGCCCGGGCGTGA
- a CDS encoding trypsin-like serine peptidase — MSLLSSTQRDVVYRRIQEQIGDQPLNTISAWMGHGVRDRLLLMPTLGQQISELIRFCDEDGLSGPVPLLLKLLDRQELLIHPEITAIVAELRRKKADIVQTDPFGQRLLMRKERIVHEDDMLPFGFLLGGQHAGRCVARVLVPRYDSGKKRALASGEPYLFMGTAWLVTPDLVLTNHHVLNARVPGEPDAPRSDLDLQASGTASEAGTVLEFDYDHTSAPVDAAKVTKLEAVDIALDFALLRLAALQPARKFLPLRAEPVENRTPVNIIQHPRGRPKMLACRNNLVTHVAVTELRYFTDTEQGSSGSPVLDDTWRVVALHRASVDVDDVEYQGRKTAWVNVGTPIGAILAYLKARHPALWDEVRQAQGLAP; from the coding sequence ATGTCGCTCCTGAGCTCGACGCAGCGGGATGTCGTCTACCGGCGCATCCAGGAACAGATTGGCGACCAGCCGCTCAACACCATCAGCGCATGGATGGGCCATGGCGTGCGCGACAGGCTCCTGCTGATGCCCACCCTGGGACAGCAGATTTCAGAGCTCATCCGCTTCTGCGACGAGGACGGCCTCAGCGGACCCGTGCCGCTGCTGCTCAAGCTGCTGGACCGGCAGGAGCTGCTCATCCATCCGGAAATCACGGCCATAGTGGCGGAGCTGCGGCGCAAGAAGGCAGACATCGTCCAGACGGACCCCTTTGGGCAGCGCCTGCTCATGCGGAAGGAGCGCATCGTCCATGAGGACGACATGCTGCCCTTCGGCTTCCTCCTCGGAGGCCAGCACGCGGGGCGCTGTGTCGCTCGCGTCCTCGTGCCCCGCTACGACTCGGGCAAGAAGCGTGCGCTCGCCAGCGGTGAGCCGTACCTGTTCATGGGCACCGCGTGGCTGGTGACTCCGGACCTGGTGCTCACCAACCACCATGTCCTCAACGCCCGCGTGCCGGGAGAGCCGGATGCGCCGCGCTCCGACCTGGACCTCCAGGCGAGTGGGACGGCGAGCGAGGCCGGGACGGTGCTCGAGTTCGACTACGACCACACCAGCGCGCCCGTGGACGCGGCGAAGGTGACGAAGCTGGAGGCCGTGGACATCGCGCTCGACTTCGCGCTGCTGCGTCTCGCGGCGCTCCAGCCCGCGCGCAAGTTCCTCCCCCTGCGCGCCGAGCCGGTGGAGAACCGCACCCCGGTCAACATCATCCAGCACCCGCGCGGCCGGCCGAAGATGCTGGCCTGCCGTAACAACCTCGTCACCCACGTCGCCGTCACCGAGCTGCGCTACTTCACCGACACCGAGCAGGGCTCCTCGGGCTCTCCGGTGCTCGACGACACGTGGCGCGTCGTCGCGCTCCACCGCGCCTCCGTGGACGTGGACGACGTGGAGTACCAGGGGCGCAAGACGGCCTGGGTCAACGTGGGCACGCCCATCGGCGCCATCCTCGCGTACCTCAAGGCGCGCCACCCCGCGCTCTGGGACGAAGTCCGTCAGGCTCAGGGACTCGCTCCTTGA
- a CDS encoding serine/threonine-protein kinase: MTSTSRDNQQTEQGLSDEGGYGTGHPDTGGQDNGPDSVGAGGSADGPPPAVGYGTGGRDDGTHSEGGTPLHHTRVGRYVLLSRLGRGGMGEVFEAFDPELRRTVAIKVLHERQLPGESRDTRALRLMREAQAMARLSHPNVLTVHDVGTHDGRVFLAMAKVDGGNMRQWLRKAKRSLRQVLPVCLSMGRGLAAAHAAGLVHRDFKPDNVLLGTEGGVFVTDFGIARESDASEEPTVPVPEALSPGEDAPLTVTGAMVGTPAYMAPEQYAGRPADARSDQFSYCISVYEALAGQRPFEEGTLRRMAVTLLDTARAKDGAIVAERPELAPPPHANVPGWVHRLLVRGLSVSPEARFPSMDALLDALGKDPSAARRKWLGGAAAVLGGVALAAGVAVTVSKPQAQPCVGAPEVFARVWGPSQRVAVEKAFQDSAAPNAAGAFTRVSKALDAYSTQWTTMHQEACEATRVSGAQPEAHLALRMSCLDRRLRAVDALTAELVRADAALVKRSVEAVDALRGVSGCANVEALAAPVPLAEDPALRAKVDTARGELAHAQALLDSGRYQQALPAAKAVADSARALGYRPLQAEAFHVLGWAHQRLSQSEESMKAWNEAMAAATAGRHDEAAVQVATDLVVALSDARDWFSEAHLWAGQAHALLERMGGSPELEGRLANHEGILAFREDNLDLAATHYTRALALRERVLGPTHVDTAKVLNNFGMVRMRQARYADAMPLYQRSLAINEERLGAQHPLLASTLANLGIAAKEQGQYAEALQWTERAYTLRRDTLGPDNRQTLLMLNDLALVHEKAEAADKALALHQQALEGMRKAFGPESLETIEALRALAQAEERLERDDAALAHYQEGLALQLKVLSPEDLALHTMEEDAGRMLLLHRKQPREALPLVSAALSRKLRTLGAEHAGTVHARTGLGLTLLALNKSDRALKELEEAARVLAPLGWSEAESAWVHFGLARALWQTKPAERPRALALAQKAIEGFTQAGQYGRRELEEARRWMASHERARR, encoded by the coding sequence ATGACCTCGACCTCACGGGATAACCAGCAAACGGAGCAGGGCCTCTCGGACGAGGGGGGCTATGGCACCGGCCACCCCGACACCGGTGGCCAGGACAACGGTCCCGACTCCGTCGGCGCGGGCGGCTCCGCGGACGGTCCTCCTCCGGCCGTGGGCTACGGCACGGGCGGTCGGGATGACGGCACGCACTCGGAGGGTGGCACGCCGCTGCACCACACGCGCGTGGGCCGCTACGTGCTGCTGTCGCGCCTGGGCCGTGGCGGCATGGGCGAGGTCTTCGAGGCGTTCGACCCCGAGCTCCGTCGCACCGTGGCCATCAAGGTGCTCCACGAGCGCCAGCTTCCCGGCGAGTCTCGCGACACGCGCGCGCTGCGGCTGATGCGCGAGGCGCAGGCCATGGCCCGCCTGTCCCACCCCAACGTCCTCACCGTGCACGACGTGGGCACGCATGACGGACGCGTCTTCCTCGCGATGGCGAAGGTGGACGGCGGCAACATGCGCCAGTGGCTGAGGAAGGCGAAGCGCTCCCTCCGGCAGGTGCTGCCCGTGTGTCTGTCCATGGGCCGGGGGCTCGCCGCCGCGCATGCGGCCGGGCTCGTCCACCGCGACTTCAAGCCGGACAACGTCCTCCTCGGCACCGAGGGCGGTGTCTTCGTGACGGACTTCGGCATCGCCCGCGAGAGCGACGCCTCCGAGGAGCCCACGGTGCCCGTGCCGGAGGCCCTGTCACCCGGCGAGGACGCACCGCTCACCGTCACCGGCGCCATGGTGGGCACGCCCGCGTACATGGCTCCGGAGCAGTACGCGGGGCGGCCCGCGGACGCGCGCTCGGACCAGTTCAGCTACTGCATCTCCGTGTACGAGGCCCTCGCCGGCCAGCGTCCCTTCGAGGAGGGCACGCTGCGGCGCATGGCCGTCACGCTGCTGGACACGGCGCGCGCGAAGGACGGCGCCATTGTCGCGGAGCGTCCCGAGCTGGCGCCTCCGCCGCACGCCAACGTGCCCGGCTGGGTGCACCGCCTGCTGGTGCGCGGCCTGTCCGTGTCGCCCGAGGCGCGCTTTCCCTCCATGGACGCGCTGCTGGATGCACTCGGCAAGGACCCGTCCGCCGCGCGCCGGAAGTGGCTGGGCGGCGCCGCGGCGGTGCTCGGCGGTGTGGCGCTGGCCGCGGGTGTCGCGGTGACGGTGTCGAAGCCGCAGGCTCAGCCGTGCGTCGGCGCGCCCGAGGTGTTCGCCCGCGTGTGGGGACCCTCGCAGCGGGTCGCCGTGGAGAAGGCCTTCCAGGACAGCGCCGCGCCGAATGCGGCGGGGGCCTTCACGCGGGTGTCGAAGGCGCTGGATGCGTACTCCACCCAGTGGACCACCATGCACCAGGAGGCGTGCGAGGCCACGCGCGTCAGCGGCGCCCAGCCCGAAGCACACCTCGCGCTGCGCATGTCCTGCCTGGACCGCCGCCTGCGCGCGGTGGATGCGCTCACCGCTGAGTTGGTGCGCGCGGATGCGGCCCTCGTGAAGCGCAGCGTGGAAGCGGTGGATGCGCTGCGCGGGGTGTCCGGCTGCGCCAACGTGGAGGCCCTGGCCGCCCCCGTGCCGCTCGCGGAGGACCCGGCCCTGCGCGCGAAGGTGGACACGGCGCGCGGCGAGCTGGCGCATGCCCAGGCGCTCCTGGACTCGGGCCGCTACCAGCAGGCGCTCCCGGCGGCGAAGGCCGTCGCGGACTCGGCGCGTGCGCTGGGCTACCGCCCGCTGCAGGCCGAGGCCTTCCATGTCCTCGGCTGGGCGCACCAGCGGCTGAGCCAGTCGGAAGAGTCCATGAAGGCGTGGAACGAGGCCATGGCCGCCGCCACCGCCGGCCGCCATGACGAGGCCGCCGTGCAGGTGGCCACGGACCTGGTGGTGGCCCTCAGCGACGCGCGCGACTGGTTCTCCGAGGCCCACCTCTGGGCCGGGCAGGCCCACGCGCTGCTGGAGCGCATGGGCGGCTCGCCCGAGCTGGAGGGCAGGCTGGCCAACCACGAGGGCATCCTCGCCTTCCGCGAGGACAACCTCGACCTGGCGGCGACGCACTACACCCGCGCGCTGGCGCTGCGGGAGCGCGTGCTCGGCCCCACCCACGTGGACACGGCCAAGGTCCTCAACAACTTCGGCATGGTGCGCATGCGCCAGGCTCGCTACGCGGATGCGATGCCGCTCTACCAGCGCTCGCTCGCCATCAACGAGGAGCGGCTGGGCGCCCAGCACCCGCTGCTGGCCTCCACGCTCGCCAACCTGGGCATCGCCGCGAAGGAGCAGGGCCAGTACGCCGAGGCCCTCCAGTGGACGGAGCGCGCGTACACGCTGCGCCGGGACACGCTGGGCCCCGACAACCGGCAGACGCTGCTGATGCTGAACGACCTGGCCCTCGTGCACGAGAAGGCGGAGGCGGCGGACAAGGCCCTGGCGCTCCACCAGCAGGCGCTGGAGGGGATGCGAAAGGCCTTCGGTCCGGAGAGCCTGGAGACCATCGAAGCGCTGCGCGCGCTCGCGCAGGCCGAGGAGCGCCTGGAGCGCGATGACGCGGCGCTGGCGCACTACCAGGAAGGGCTGGCGCTCCAGCTCAAAGTGCTCTCACCGGAGGACCTGGCGCTGCACACCATGGAAGAGGACGCGGGGCGCATGCTGCTGCTGCACCGCAAGCAGCCCCGCGAGGCGCTGCCGCTGGTCAGCGCCGCGCTCTCGCGCAAGCTGCGTACGCTGGGGGCCGAGCACGCCGGCACTGTGCATGCCCGCACGGGCCTGGGACTCACCCTGCTGGCGCTGAACAAGTCCGACCGCGCCCTGAAGGAACTGGAGGAGGCGGCGCGCGTGCTGGCTCCGCTGGGGTGGAGTGAGGCCGAGTCCGCGTGGGTGCACTTCGGGCTGGCGCGGGCGCTGTGGCAGACGAAGCCGGCGGAGCGTCCCCGTGCGCTGGCGCTGGCCCAGAAGGCCATCGAGGGCTTCACGCAGGCGGGCCAGTACGGCCGGCGCGAGCTGGAGGAGGCGCGGCGCTGGATGGCCTCCCACGAGCGGGCGAGGCGGTAG
- a CDS encoding imm11 family protein yields the protein MKRRYFRLAIDEYVKGRWYLDEPTDLAGQEIDDIWAFIQGRPVEAPGALRIPLARPGKPLAFDLTTAAMSPVVNTPVAAVFRELAPEDVQLFPVEVETQTEPYYLLNVARTVRCIDERACAEVQVYTAADGRPDRIGEYRAVSGLRIDTSKVGDERVFRPWGWPPPIIVAGELKEALERTGILGGRFDEV from the coding sequence ATGAAACGCCGATACTTTCGCCTGGCCATCGATGAATACGTAAAGGGGCGGTGGTATCTCGACGAGCCGACCGACCTGGCCGGGCAGGAAATCGACGACATCTGGGCGTTCATCCAGGGCAGGCCGGTAGAGGCTCCCGGGGCGCTGCGCATTCCTCTTGCCCGACCCGGCAAGCCGCTCGCCTTCGACCTGACCACGGCTGCGATGAGCCCCGTCGTGAACACGCCGGTCGCAGCGGTGTTCCGCGAGCTGGCGCCCGAGGATGTCCAACTCTTCCCCGTCGAGGTCGAAACCCAGACCGAGCCGTACTACCTGCTGAACGTGGCCCGGACCGTGCGCTGCATCGACGAGCGTGCGTGCGCGGAGGTCCAGGTCTACACGGCGGCGGACGGGCGCCCCGACCGCATCGGGGAGTACCGCGCCGTCTCCGGCCTGCGCATCGACACGTCGAAGGTCGGTGACGAAAGGGTGTTCCGCCCGTGGGGCTGGCCCCCGCCCATCATCGTCGCAGGCGAGCTGAAGGAAGCCCTGGAACGTACCGGCATCCTGGGAGGCCGGTTCGACGAGGTCTGA
- a CDS encoding NUDIX hydrolase, with protein MRLPHALTLAVAALTTLAAHAAAPASPTLPPGYWPEEKVAEILAKTEEVRLAPELSRLSPDEQAAVKDLLEAGQVLQELYETSRHHQALTSHTRLRMLDKKLGSPKRTQDLLTLYRLYQGPIASTLTNAREPFLPVDPQVPARNVYPPDATRAEVDTYLAAHPEQRESLMGELTVVRRATADNLRQDVKVLQAHPVLDTLHPGLRESLQVRAKRPDAKALYAVPYAVAYGPELVKVYGLLMRAASRVQASDEELARYLRNRARDMLSNDYESGDASWVTGRFKKLNVQLGAYETYDDALYGVKAFYGVSVLLLNEEATRELRKRLSGLQGIEDALPYPAKRRIREDIPVGVYEVVADFGQARGTNTATILPNDPLYSRRYGRTILLRENIMKNPDLFAADERIWRAATVDAHAKDLTSEGNFQRTLWHEVGHYLGPDRDTKGRTLDVALEDYADAMEEMKADLVSLFALHAFNKSGSLDAASLRTVQASGIRRTLQNVRPREDQPYQRMQLVQFNWFLDRGLIRADPKTARLTIQYDKYLDTVSSLLKEVIALQHSGDKAATAKFFERWSTWTPELHDVLAARIREAQGARFRVVRYGALGEK; from the coding sequence ATGCGACTTCCCCACGCGCTGACCCTGGCCGTCGCGGCCCTCACGACGCTCGCGGCCCATGCCGCCGCGCCCGCTTCCCCCACCCTGCCCCCGGGCTACTGGCCCGAGGAGAAGGTGGCGGAGATTCTCGCCAAGACGGAGGAGGTGCGGCTCGCGCCCGAACTCTCGCGCCTCTCGCCCGACGAGCAGGCCGCGGTGAAGGACCTCCTGGAGGCGGGCCAGGTCCTCCAGGAGCTGTATGAAACGTCGCGCCACCATCAGGCGCTTACGTCGCACACGCGGCTCCGGATGCTGGACAAGAAGCTGGGCAGCCCCAAGCGCACGCAAGATTTACTCACTCTGTACCGGCTCTACCAGGGCCCCATCGCGAGCACGCTGACCAACGCCCGCGAGCCCTTCCTCCCCGTGGACCCGCAGGTGCCGGCGCGCAACGTCTACCCACCGGACGCAACGCGCGCGGAGGTGGACACATACCTCGCCGCGCACCCCGAGCAGCGCGAGTCCCTGATGGGCGAGCTCACCGTGGTCCGCCGCGCCACCGCGGACAACCTGCGCCAGGACGTGAAGGTGCTCCAGGCCCACCCCGTGCTGGACACGCTGCACCCCGGCCTGCGTGAGTCGCTCCAGGTCCGCGCGAAGCGGCCCGACGCCAAGGCGCTGTATGCGGTGCCCTACGCCGTGGCCTACGGGCCGGAGCTGGTGAAGGTGTACGGGCTGCTGATGCGCGCGGCGAGCCGGGTGCAGGCGAGCGACGAGGAGCTGGCGCGCTACTTGCGAAACCGCGCGCGCGACATGCTCAGCAACGACTACGAGAGCGGCGACGCGTCGTGGGTGACGGGGCGCTTCAAGAAGCTCAACGTGCAGCTCGGCGCGTACGAGACGTATGACGACGCGCTCTACGGGGTGAAGGCCTTCTACGGCGTGTCCGTGCTGCTGCTGAACGAGGAGGCCACGCGCGAGCTGCGCAAGCGGCTGAGCGGCCTGCAAGGGATAGAGGACGCGCTGCCGTACCCCGCGAAGCGGCGCATCCGCGAGGACATCCCCGTCGGCGTGTACGAGGTGGTGGCGGACTTCGGCCAGGCGCGCGGCACCAACACGGCGACGATTCTGCCCAATGACCCGCTGTACTCGCGCCGCTACGGCCGCACCATCCTGCTGCGCGAGAACATCATGAAGAACCCGGACCTCTTCGCCGCGGACGAGCGCATCTGGCGCGCCGCCACGGTGGACGCGCACGCGAAGGACCTCACCTCCGAGGGCAACTTCCAGCGCACGCTCTGGCACGAGGTCGGCCACTACCTGGGCCCGGACCGCGACACGAAGGGCCGCACGCTGGACGTGGCGCTGGAGGACTACGCGGACGCCATGGAGGAGATGAAGGCGGACCTCGTCAGCCTCTTCGCGCTGCACGCCTTCAACAAGAGCGGCTCGCTGGACGCCGCCAGCCTGCGCACCGTGCAGGCCTCGGGCATTCGTCGCACCCTTCAGAACGTGCGCCCGCGCGAGGACCAGCCGTACCAGCGCATGCAGCTGGTGCAGTTCAACTGGTTCCTGGACCGGGGCCTGATTCGCGCGGACCCGAAGACGGCGCGCCTCACGATTCAGTACGACAAGTACCTGGACACCGTCAGCTCGCTGCTCAAGGAGGTGATTGCCCTCCAGCACTCGGGCGACAAGGCGGCCACCGCGAAGTTCTTCGAGCGCTGGAGCACGTGGACGCCCGAGCTGCACGACGTGCTCGCCGCCCGCATCCGCGAGGCGCAGGGCGCGCGCTTCCGCGTGGTGCGCTACGGAGCGCTCGGCGAGAAGTGA